One window of Brevibacterium pigmentatum genomic DNA carries:
- a CDS encoding RNA-binding S4 domain-containing protein — MTEINRDADKHMRVDVWLWATRMFKTRNLATQACRGGHVQVDGQRVKAAQKVTIGQEVRVRKAGSEFIWKITGFIPTRMQASIAVQCYDDLTPPPDPALRGFVPRRDKGLGRPTKKDRREMEKFLGDMAKPQSRNRRD, encoded by the coding sequence ATGACGGAGATCAACCGAGACGCGGACAAACATATGCGCGTCGACGTGTGGCTGTGGGCCACGCGGATGTTCAAGACCCGCAACCTCGCCACTCAGGCCTGCCGCGGCGGACATGTGCAGGTCGATGGTCAGCGCGTCAAAGCCGCGCAGAAAGTGACGATCGGCCAAGAGGTGCGGGTGCGTAAGGCCGGCTCCGAGTTCATCTGGAAGATCACCGGCTTCATCCCCACGCGGATGCAGGCCTCCATCGCCGTCCAGTGCTATGACGACCTCACTCCCCCGCCCGATCCCGCGCTGCGCGGGTTCGTGCCCCGGCGTGACAAGGGTCTGGGACGTCCGACGAAGAAGGACCGCCGGGAGATGGAGAAGTTCCTCGGCGATATGGCCAAGCCGCAGTCCCGGAACCGCCGCGACTGA
- a CDS encoding GNAT family N-acetyltransferase, producing the protein MALRIARLEHQHTRWLTDLLARNPCENVYLISLLEVTGTARLGSPAGTLYGIFDGDRPVAAYWVGGNIIPVAATPATNEVLARKLNADGRVSCSLIGNRSVILDLQQRLNWGRARGVRERQPLLAISSDPQVTPDEHVHRVTLDDLGAVFPASVDMFTKEVGFSPIEDGTAGYLSRVRGIIRGKNCYARISSTLPQGGAVPRWPATEQDEQVLFKADIGIRARRIVQVQGVWVHPGVRNQGLGAAGMAAVVQRTRDKGHSTVSLYANDYNETALRMYARVGFEQVGTFATVMY; encoded by the coding sequence ATGGCGCTGAGGATCGCACGACTGGAACATCAGCACACTCGGTGGCTGACGGACCTGCTTGCGCGCAATCCCTGCGAGAACGTCTACCTCATCTCCCTGCTCGAGGTCACGGGCACTGCCCGGTTGGGCTCTCCGGCCGGCACTCTGTACGGAATCTTCGACGGGGACCGGCCCGTCGCCGCCTACTGGGTGGGCGGCAACATCATCCCGGTCGCGGCGACCCCGGCGACGAACGAAGTGCTCGCCCGCAAACTCAACGCCGACGGACGCGTGTCCTGCTCACTCATCGGCAACCGGTCAGTCATCCTCGACCTTCAGCAGCGACTCAATTGGGGCCGAGCGCGCGGAGTGCGCGAACGGCAGCCGCTGCTGGCCATCAGCTCCGACCCGCAGGTCACCCCGGATGAGCACGTGCATCGAGTGACCCTTGACGACCTCGGCGCGGTGTTTCCCGCCAGTGTCGACATGTTCACCAAAGAGGTCGGTTTCTCACCGATCGAGGACGGCACCGCCGGATACCTGTCGCGGGTGCGGGGGATCATCCGTGGCAAGAACTGCTACGCCCGGATCTCGTCGACACTGCCGCAGGGAGGCGCGGTGCCCCGCTGGCCGGCCACCGAACAGGACGAACAGGTGCTGTTCAAGGCCGATATCGGCATCCGTGCCCGCCGCATCGTCCAGGTGCAAGGAGTGTGGGTCCACCCCGGGGTGCGCAACCAGGGGCTCGGGGCCGCGGGCATGGCAGCAGTCGTCCAACGCACCCGCGACAAGGGGCATTCCACGGTGAGCCTGTACGCCAACGACTACAACGAGACGGCGCTGCGCATGTATGCCCGCGTCGGCTTCGAGCAGGTCGGAACCTTCGCCACCGTCATGTACTGA
- the ispG gene encoding flavodoxin-dependent (E)-4-hydroxy-3-methylbut-2-enyl-diphosphate synthase, producing the protein MTSVNLGMPAPPPPVLAPRRKTRQINVGKVGVGSDSPVSVQSMTTTQTTDINGTLQQIAELTAAGCDIVRVACPTADDAAALPIIAGKSQIPVIADIHFQPKYVFAAIDAGCAGVRVNPGNIRRFDDQVKEISKAAAEAGVSIRIGVNAGSLDKRLMDKYGRATPEALVESALWEASLFEEHGFYDFKISVKHHDPVIMVRAYELLAERGDWPLHLGVTEAGPAFQGTIKSATAFGHLLAEGIGDTIRVSLSAPPAEEVKVGNQILESLNLRPRKLEIVSCPSCGRAQVDVYTLAERVTEGLEGMEVPLRVAVMGCVVNGPGEARDADLGVASGNGKGQIFVKGEVIRTVPESEIVETLIHEANRIAEEAAAQPSGAASGPPEVTVG; encoded by the coding sequence GTGACATCGGTCAATCTCGGAATGCCCGCCCCACCGCCTCCCGTGCTCGCTCCGCGAAGGAAGACGAGGCAGATCAACGTCGGAAAGGTCGGGGTCGGATCCGATTCCCCGGTGAGCGTGCAGTCGATGACGACGACGCAGACGACGGACATCAACGGGACCCTGCAGCAGATCGCCGAACTCACCGCCGCCGGCTGCGATATCGTGCGCGTGGCCTGCCCCACCGCCGACGACGCCGCGGCCCTGCCGATCATCGCCGGCAAATCCCAGATCCCCGTCATCGCCGATATCCATTTCCAACCCAAATACGTCTTCGCCGCCATCGACGCCGGCTGTGCGGGAGTGCGCGTCAACCCCGGCAACATCCGCAGATTCGACGATCAGGTCAAGGAAATCTCGAAGGCCGCCGCCGAGGCGGGTGTGTCCATCCGCATCGGCGTCAACGCCGGCTCGCTGGACAAACGGCTGATGGACAAGTACGGCAGAGCCACGCCCGAGGCGCTCGTCGAATCCGCGCTGTGGGAGGCGTCGCTGTTCGAAGAGCACGGATTTTATGACTTCAAGATCTCCGTCAAACACCATGACCCGGTGATCATGGTCCGCGCCTACGAGCTGCTCGCCGAGCGCGGCGATTGGCCGCTCCACCTCGGCGTCACCGAGGCGGGGCCCGCTTTTCAGGGCACGATCAAATCCGCTACCGCCTTCGGTCACCTGCTGGCCGAGGGCATAGGAGACACCATCCGGGTGTCGCTGTCCGCCCCTCCTGCCGAGGAGGTCAAGGTCGGCAACCAGATCCTCGAATCACTCAACCTGCGGCCCCGGAAGCTCGAGATCGTCTCCTGCCCGTCCTGCGGGCGCGCGCAGGTGGACGTATACACGCTCGCCGAACGCGTCACCGAAGGCCTCGAAGGCATGGAAGTGCCGCTGCGTGTGGCCGTCATGGGATGCGTCGTCAACGGCCCGGGTGAGGCCCGCGACGCCGACCTCGGTGTGGCCAGCGGCAACGGCAAGGGGCAGATCTTCGTCAAGGGCGAGGTCATCCGAACCGTGCCCGAATCCGAGATCGTCGAGACCCTCATCCATGAGGCCAACCGCATCGCCGAGGAGGCAGCGGCGCAGCCATCCGGTGCTGCGTCGGGGCCGCCTGAAGTCACCGTCGGGTAG
- a CDS encoding serine hydrolase domain-containing protein encodes MSTPGFVEPDVEAMAAALEAEAQKLDDQGGSLAWGIFRRGGPARTANADVPYRIASMTKSFTAAAIGLLAADGLDLDAPFGALLPELTDTAIADRTCRQALTMSTGFTKDDPWADRMEAMTPTELTDWLHRGAIACARADTGYEYSNLGYALLGMVAEAVTGRAFTELVSTEIFEPLKLTRTGFDHTDFPDLATGFRVDLGGGLHPAELTGPGVFSPIGGVISTVNDIGTWMDAHLDALERMDSYASGSWSRILTDNQQPRRTMEIQRSDHHAETLNYGYGLETRLDTRFGRVVCHSGGYPGYGSHMRWFPDLGLSIVALGNTTYYPAQRVVQDALDLGWAAATGRPGTRLERRTTSAPVPRYPAAQPQIDTVMAAANLVNDFDDNLAEAIFSMNMDLDEPRDERRERFARWRADKQLDRPLTEADLTMVSPLRGIATVPSKAEAKATITVGLNHLGEVQAITLNS; translated from the coding sequence GTGAGCACACCCGGATTCGTCGAACCCGATGTCGAGGCGATGGCCGCGGCTCTCGAAGCCGAAGCACAGAAACTCGACGACCAGGGTGGGTCCCTGGCCTGGGGAATCTTTCGCCGAGGCGGCCCTGCCCGAACCGCGAACGCCGACGTCCCGTACCGGATCGCTTCGATGACGAAGTCCTTCACCGCCGCAGCCATCGGGCTCCTCGCCGCCGACGGACTCGATCTCGACGCTCCCTTCGGCGCCCTGCTCCCGGAACTGACCGATACGGCCATCGCCGACCGCACCTGCCGGCAGGCGTTGACGATGAGCACCGGTTTCACCAAGGACGACCCGTGGGCGGACCGGATGGAGGCGATGACTCCGACCGAGCTCACCGACTGGCTGCACCGCGGCGCCATCGCCTGCGCCCGCGCCGACACCGGCTATGAGTATTCGAACCTCGGCTATGCCCTGCTCGGCATGGTCGCCGAGGCGGTCACAGGCAGGGCTTTCACCGAACTCGTGTCCACTGAGATCTTCGAACCCCTGAAGCTCACGCGCACCGGTTTCGACCACACGGACTTCCCGGACCTGGCGACCGGGTTCCGCGTCGACCTGGGCGGCGGCCTCCACCCGGCCGAACTCACCGGCCCAGGAGTCTTCTCCCCCATCGGCGGGGTCATCTCCACGGTGAACGACATCGGCACATGGATGGACGCGCATCTCGACGCCCTCGAACGCATGGACTCCTATGCTTCCGGATCCTGGTCGCGGATCCTCACCGACAACCAACAGCCACGACGGACCATGGAGATCCAGAGGAGCGACCATCACGCGGAGACGCTCAACTACGGGTACGGGCTCGAGACACGTCTGGACACGCGTTTCGGTCGCGTCGTCTGCCATTCCGGCGGTTACCCCGGGTACGGCTCACATATGCGCTGGTTCCCGGATCTCGGGCTGAGCATCGTCGCCCTCGGCAACACAACGTACTATCCGGCGCAGCGCGTCGTCCAGGACGCACTCGATCTCGGCTGGGCGGCGGCCACGGGACGACCGGGCACCCGACTGGAACGACGGACCACCTCGGCGCCGGTGCCCCGTTATCCCGCCGCCCAACCCCAGATCGACACCGTGATGGCCGCGGCGAACCTCGTCAACGACTTCGACGACAACCTCGCCGAGGCGATCTTCTCGATGAACATGGACCTCGACGAACCCCGCGACGAGCGGCGGGAACGCTTCGCCCGGTGGCGGGCGGATAAGCAGCTCGACCGTCCCCTCACCGAGGCGGACCTCACGATGGTCTCCCCGCTGCGCGGAATCGCCACGGTGCCGAGTAAGGCAGAGGCGAAGGCCACGATCACGGTCGGGCTCAACCACCTCGGCGAGGTGCAGGCGATCACCCTCAACTCCTGA
- a CDS encoding M50 family metallopeptidase, which produces MTVVLYIVGVILFLIGISISIALHELGHLTPAKKFGVKVTHYMVGFGPTLFSFRRGETEYGIKAFPLGGFIAMPGMYPPEEATKARHEGAVAAQKGGTVSGVADDAADGGVDGTSDRLGEGMDDGDAAPLRRDRKKRKGRLFEDTMADAREFSNQEIEPGEEHRTFYALSVPKRLVVMFSGPFVNLILGILIMGISLLGIGVVTPTTTVQTVVECAVPASEAQQRPASEQNTCRPDDQLTPAWEAGIKPGDEITSIAGVETKDWDQLSSVIKEHAGERVDVDFIRDGQAQTVTVPIIASERPKVDDTGKAVLNPDGTPQTETQGFFGVGPVQERQSLPLAEFPGAVWDQVSGVFHAIITLPVKLVDIGEVAVGTKDRDAEGLVGMVGVGRIAGEIVSTDQIDVIDKAQMGLGMLGSLNIFLFAFNMIPLLPLDGGHIAVGLYEGARRRFNRWRGRGLVGPFDTAKLLPLTYVCIGLMLCMTALLVYVDLVKPITLDAIFNSGG; this is translated from the coding sequence ATGACAGTTGTGCTCTACATCGTCGGGGTCATTCTGTTCCTCATCGGCATCTCGATCTCGATTGCGCTGCACGAACTCGGTCACCTCACCCCGGCAAAGAAGTTCGGGGTGAAGGTCACGCACTATATGGTCGGATTCGGACCGACCCTGTTCTCCTTCCGCCGTGGTGAGACCGAATACGGCATCAAAGCGTTCCCGCTGGGCGGGTTCATCGCGATGCCGGGAATGTATCCGCCCGAGGAGGCGACGAAGGCTCGCCATGAGGGAGCCGTCGCGGCGCAGAAGGGCGGCACCGTCAGCGGTGTCGCCGACGACGCAGCCGACGGCGGGGTCGACGGCACGTCGGACCGCCTCGGCGAGGGGATGGATGACGGTGATGCCGCTCCGCTGCGCCGGGACCGGAAGAAGCGGAAGGGGCGGCTGTTCGAAGACACGATGGCCGATGCCCGCGAGTTCTCGAACCAGGAGATCGAGCCGGGGGAGGAGCACCGGACGTTCTATGCGCTCAGCGTCCCCAAACGGCTCGTCGTCATGTTCTCCGGTCCCTTCGTCAACCTCATCCTGGGCATCCTCATCATGGGGATCTCGCTGCTGGGCATCGGTGTGGTCACTCCGACGACGACCGTCCAGACCGTCGTCGAATGTGCGGTGCCCGCGTCCGAAGCGCAGCAGCGTCCCGCCTCGGAGCAGAACACCTGCCGTCCCGACGATCAGCTCACCCCCGCGTGGGAGGCTGGGATCAAACCGGGTGACGAGATCACCTCGATCGCCGGCGTCGAGACGAAGGACTGGGACCAGCTGTCCTCGGTCATCAAGGAACATGCAGGCGAACGCGTCGATGTCGACTTCATCCGAGATGGTCAGGCCCAAACGGTGACCGTGCCGATCATCGCCAGCGAACGGCCGAAGGTCGACGACACCGGCAAGGCCGTGCTCAACCCGGACGGAACTCCGCAGACCGAGACCCAAGGATTCTTCGGCGTCGGACCCGTCCAGGAACGTCAGTCCCTGCCGCTCGCTGAGTTCCCCGGCGCGGTGTGGGACCAGGTCTCCGGAGTCTTCCACGCGATCATCACCCTGCCGGTCAAACTCGTCGATATCGGCGAGGTGGCCGTCGGGACGAAGGACCGGGATGCCGAAGGACTCGTCGGCATGGTCGGCGTCGGCCGCATCGCCGGCGAGATCGTGTCAACCGACCAGATCGACGTCATTGACAAGGCGCAGATGGGGCTGGGCATGCTCGGCTCGCTCAACATCTTCCTCTTCGCGTTCAACATGATCCCGCTGCTGCCTCTCGACGGCGGGCACATCGCCGTGGGCCTCTACGAAGGTGCGCGTCGCCGCTTCAACCGGTGGCGCGGACGCGGACTCGTAGGCCCCTTCGACACGGCGAAGCTGCTGCCACTGACGTATGTGTGCATCGGACTGATGCTGTGCATGACCGCGCTGCTCGTCTACGTCGACCTCGTCAAACCCATCACCCTCGACGCGATCTTCAACTCCGGGGGTTAG
- the dxr gene encoding 1-deoxy-D-xylulose-5-phosphate reductoisomerase, giving the protein MSKRGFIVVGSTGSVGTQALDVLAEHRDEHAVLGLAAGTQIDLLLEQALDFHVPVIGLTIPPAGGEAEVRARLTEMAAERGIADPVEAIHLGVDAAEAVAGLAADMVLNAITGAAGLGATLAALERGTDVALANKESLIIGGSIVLDAARASGARLVPVDSEHSAIAQALRAGTHGEVSKLIITASGGPFRGMTRDALRRVTPAQALNHPTWSMGSMITINSATLVNKGLEVIEAHLLFGIDFDHIEVVVHPQSQIHSMVEFTDASTIAQISPPDMRLPISYALGTQDDGATRRLTSGAVPHNWGQPMHWSFEPVNHLAFPALGLAIDAGRKGRSYPAVLNAANEELVAAFIAGDIAFTGIDKGLARALAAHEPAAEHTVDTVLAADAWARDFARADVAEQNGGRR; this is encoded by the coding sequence GTGAGTAAACGTGGTTTCATTGTAGTCGGCTCAACCGGTTCGGTCGGCACCCAGGCCCTAGATGTCCTCGCCGAGCACCGGGACGAGCACGCGGTTCTCGGCTTGGCCGCCGGGACCCAGATCGACCTTCTGCTCGAGCAGGCCCTCGATTTCCACGTCCCCGTCATCGGGCTCACGATCCCACCAGCCGGAGGCGAAGCCGAGGTGCGTGCGCGGCTGACCGAGATGGCTGCCGAGCGGGGCATCGCCGATCCCGTCGAAGCCATCCACTTAGGTGTCGACGCCGCCGAGGCGGTCGCGGGGTTGGCCGCGGACATGGTCCTCAACGCGATCACTGGTGCCGCCGGTCTCGGCGCGACCCTAGCCGCCCTTGAACGCGGCACGGACGTGGCCCTGGCGAACAAGGAATCACTCATCATCGGCGGGTCCATCGTCCTCGATGCCGCTCGTGCCTCCGGGGCCCGCCTGGTGCCGGTCGACAGTGAGCACTCCGCCATCGCCCAGGCGCTGCGCGCCGGCACGCACGGAGAAGTCAGCAAACTCATCATCACCGCCTCGGGCGGTCCCTTCCGTGGAATGACCCGCGATGCCCTGCGTCGGGTCACTCCCGCCCAGGCGCTCAACCATCCCACCTGGTCGATGGGGTCGATGATCACCATCAACTCGGCGACTCTGGTCAACAAAGGCCTCGAAGTCATCGAAGCCCACCTGCTCTTCGGCATCGACTTCGACCACATCGAAGTCGTCGTGCATCCGCAGTCGCAGATCCATTCGATGGTCGAATTCACCGATGCCTCGACGATCGCGCAGATCTCCCCGCCGGATATGCGCCTGCCGATCTCCTATGCTCTGGGCACACAGGACGATGGAGCGACGAGGCGTTTGACCTCGGGAGCCGTCCCGCACAACTGGGGACAGCCCATGCACTGGTCGTTCGAACCGGTCAACCATCTCGCTTTTCCCGCGCTCGGTCTGGCCATCGACGCCGGCAGGAAGGGTCGCAGCTATCCGGCGGTGCTCAACGCCGCCAATGAGGAGCTCGTCGCCGCATTCATCGCCGGCGACATCGCCTTCACCGGAATCGACAAAGGCCTGGCCCGGGCCCTGGCCGCTCACGAACCCGCAGCCGAACACACGGTCGATACCGTACTGGCCGCCGACGCATGGGCACGCGACTTCGCTCGCGCCGATGTCGCTGAACAGAACGGAGGCCGCCGATGA
- a CDS encoding acyl-CoA dehydrogenase family protein produces MSKTLSPDDILGLDSVFEPDDLEFASIVKKWLDENVREKIGDYFLDATIPARELAEGLGELGLLGMHLDGYGCGGSTATQYGLACRELEAIDSGLRSLVSVQGSLAMFAIHHWGSEAQKEEWLPKMAAGKAIGCFGLTEPDVGSDPSGMKTTAKKDGSDWILNGAKMWITNSPVSDVMVVWAKTEEVDDKGKNVVRGFVVPSNTEGVQTPEIHRKISLRASITGEIVLDNVRLPEDAMLPKAKGLKGPLSCLSEARYGIVFGVTGAARDALLSALEYTGTRVQFDRPLASFQITQQKLAKAFGQYSQITLLAAHLGKIKDSEKGVRPEQISLGKMVNVDTAMNVCRDLRALFGGSGITSEYPPLRHAVNLETVLTYEGTHEVHQLTLGRTMTGINAFAN; encoded by the coding sequence ATGAGCAAGACGCTGAGCCCTGACGACATTCTTGGACTGGATTCGGTCTTCGAACCTGATGACCTCGAATTCGCATCGATCGTGAAGAAGTGGCTGGACGAGAACGTCCGTGAGAAGATCGGCGACTACTTCCTCGACGCCACCATCCCCGCCCGCGAACTGGCCGAAGGACTCGGCGAACTCGGCCTGCTGGGCATGCACCTCGACGGCTACGGCTGCGGCGGATCGACCGCAACTCAGTACGGACTGGCCTGCCGTGAGCTCGAGGCCATCGACTCCGGTCTGCGTTCGCTGGTGTCTGTGCAGGGTTCGCTGGCGATGTTCGCCATCCACCACTGGGGATCGGAAGCGCAGAAGGAAGAATGGCTGCCGAAGATGGCCGCCGGCAAGGCCATCGGCTGCTTCGGTCTGACCGAACCCGATGTCGGCTCCGACCCGTCGGGCATGAAGACGACCGCGAAGAAGGACGGATCCGACTGGATCCTCAACGGCGCGAAGATGTGGATCACGAACTCCCCTGTCTCCGACGTCATGGTCGTGTGGGCCAAGACCGAAGAGGTCGACGACAAGGGCAAGAACGTCGTCCGCGGCTTCGTCGTCCCCTCGAACACCGAGGGTGTGCAGACTCCCGAGATCCACCGCAAGATCTCGCTGCGCGCCTCCATCACCGGTGAGATCGTTCTCGACAACGTCCGCCTGCCCGAGGATGCGATGCTGCCGAAGGCCAAGGGACTCAAGGGCCCCCTGTCCTGCCTGTCCGAGGCCCGCTACGGCATCGTCTTCGGTGTCACCGGCGCCGCCCGCGATGCGCTGCTCTCCGCGCTCGAGTACACCGGCACCCGCGTCCAGTTCGATCGCCCGCTGGCATCGTTCCAGATCACTCAGCAGAAGCTCGCGAAGGCCTTCGGCCAGTACTCGCAGATCACTCTGCTCGCCGCTCACCTGGGCAAGATCAAGGACTCGGAGAAGGGTGTGCGTCCGGAGCAGATCAGCCTGGGCAAGATGGTCAACGTCGACACCGCGATGAATGTCTGCCGTGACCTGCGCGCACTGTTCGGCGGCTCGGGCATCACGAGCGAGTACCCGCCGCTGCGTCACGCGGTCAACCTCGAGACCGTGCTCACCTACGAAGGCACGCACGAAGTGCATCAGCTGACCCTGGGTCGCACGATGACCGGAATCAACGCCTTCGCCAACTGA
- a CDS encoding class I SAM-dependent methyltransferase, whose amino-acid sequence MDTLRAAGCVFAEDEAVILLEAAVATDFTGSAPVVDGSAPRLDGLVARRVSGEPLEQIVGWVDFAGLRLSVQPGVFVPRQRTRLLAERAVAAVRQLTDQRGSGAGPGAQSVPQPIVLEAFCGAGPVAAVVAALVSDAVIHLGDADEQALRCAVTNMAASAQAGDSGATVEGHVLDCLHGLPDVLRCGIDVIAAVPPYVPVTAVDFLPREALDFEPSTALFGGSDGLDLVRRLITESLDWLAPGGVLLIELGRDQVAEATGFATARGLEVRTHLGEDDHTVVLELRRTPAGHGK is encoded by the coding sequence GTGGACACGCTGCGCGCGGCGGGCTGCGTCTTCGCCGAAGACGAAGCAGTGATCCTCCTTGAGGCGGCGGTCGCAACTGACTTCACTGGCTCCGCACCTGTCGTCGATGGCTCCGCGCCGAGACTCGATGGGCTGGTGGCTCGCCGTGTATCCGGTGAGCCCCTCGAGCAGATCGTCGGATGGGTCGACTTCGCCGGTTTGCGATTGAGTGTCCAGCCCGGAGTGTTTGTGCCACGGCAGCGGACAAGACTGCTGGCCGAACGCGCAGTGGCCGCCGTCAGGCAGCTGACCGACCAACGGGGGAGTGGCGCCGGACCAGGAGCGCAATCGGTCCCACAACCCATTGTGCTCGAAGCCTTCTGCGGGGCCGGTCCCGTCGCCGCCGTCGTGGCCGCCTTGGTGTCGGATGCGGTCATCCACCTCGGTGATGCCGACGAACAGGCTTTGCGGTGCGCCGTGACGAACATGGCTGCCTCTGCACAGGCAGGGGATTCCGGTGCCACCGTGGAAGGGCATGTCCTCGACTGTCTGCACGGACTGCCGGACGTGCTGCGCTGCGGCATTGACGTCATCGCGGCCGTTCCACCCTATGTGCCCGTCACAGCCGTCGACTTCCTGCCACGCGAAGCTCTCGACTTCGAACCGAGCACCGCTCTCTTCGGCGGATCGGACGGGCTCGACCTCGTCCGCCGTCTCATCACGGAGTCACTCGACTGGTTGGCTCCGGGCGGTGTGCTGCTCATCGAACTCGGACGGGATCAGGTCGCAGAAGCCACCGGATTCGCCACCGCGCGAGGGTTGGAAGTCCGGACCCACCTCGGCGAGGATGACCACACCGTCGTCCTCGAACTGCGACGGACACCTGCGGGCCACGGGAAATGA
- a CDS encoding DivIVA domain-containing protein — protein MADTTFPRMSGWKNGYDPKQVDSFFKRARESFERPTPQPGDLDSRAVRTVGFDLVRKGYHVAVVDAALDRLEDAFAKQARDRLIAQSGQDAWVSELTRVAASLRGRLVREPGERFDNPPPGVIGYDITQVDDMCDKVNSYFTQGVAMSVDQVRRVLFKTAKGKKAYNEDQVDAFIDRVVEVMASVD, from the coding sequence ATGGCGGACACGACTTTCCCTCGAATGTCCGGTTGGAAGAACGGATACGACCCCAAGCAGGTCGACAGCTTCTTCAAGCGCGCACGTGAGTCCTTCGAACGGCCGACGCCGCAGCCCGGCGACCTCGATTCCCGGGCGGTGCGCACGGTCGGCTTCGATCTCGTCCGCAAGGGCTACCACGTCGCCGTCGTCGATGCCGCACTCGACCGTCTCGAAGACGCATTCGCCAAGCAGGCGCGCGATCGTCTGATCGCGCAGTCCGGTCAGGACGCCTGGGTCTCCGAGCTCACTCGTGTGGCCGCGTCCTTGCGGGGACGCCTCGTCCGCGAACCAGGAGAGCGCTTCGACAACCCGCCTCCCGGGGTCATCGGCTACGACATCACCCAGGTCGACGACATGTGCGACAAGGTCAACTCATACTTCACGCAGGGCGTGGCGATGAGCGTCGATCAGGTCCGCCGCGTGCTGTTCAAGACCGCGAAAGGCAAGAAGGCATACAACGAGGACCAGGTCGATGCGTTCATCGACCGCGTCGTCGAAGTGATGGCCTCCGTTGACTGA
- the rlmN gene encoding 23S rRNA (adenine(2503)-C(2))-methyltransferase RlmN, giving the protein MSSQAGRRQTRPVVEHADGTTSKTPMRDGRPLLNFKSARVKQPPQHLADMTMDERIDAVKEMGLPAFRAKQISTHYFSHYVTDTEAMTDLPKDKRAEIQERFFPHLLTEVRRLRTENGDTIKFLWRLFDGALVESVLMRYRNRVTLCVSSQCGCGMNCPFCATGQQGLTRNMSTAEIVEQVVRANQVIAAGELSEAPKSDMPGAGETALGAEADDDDAAGESAFDGEVTATSASGPERVSNIVFMGMGEPLANYKRVMNAVRRFVGPTPEGLGMSARRITISTVGLVPGINKLAAEDIPVTFALSLHAPDDELRDEMIPVNTRWKADEAIDAAYNYYQVTGRRVSIEYALIKDMNDHAWRAELLAKKLNARGRGWVHVNPIPLNPTPGSVWTASEPEVADEFVRRLVDQGIPTTIRDTRGSDIDGACGQLAAAD; this is encoded by the coding sequence GTGAGTTCTCAAGCAGGCAGAAGGCAGACCAGGCCCGTCGTCGAACATGCCGACGGCACGACATCGAAGACCCCGATGCGCGATGGCCGTCCCCTTCTCAACTTCAAGTCCGCACGGGTCAAGCAGCCGCCTCAGCATCTGGCCGATATGACGATGGACGAACGCATCGACGCGGTCAAGGAGATGGGGCTGCCCGCGTTCCGGGCCAAACAGATCTCCACCCACTACTTCAGCCACTACGTCACCGACACCGAGGCGATGACGGACCTGCCCAAGGACAAGCGGGCTGAGATCCAGGAGCGGTTCTTCCCGCACCTGCTCACCGAGGTACGCCGCCTGCGCACCGAGAACGGCGACACCATCAAGTTCCTGTGGCGCCTCTTCGACGGAGCTCTCGTCGAGTCCGTGCTCATGCGCTATCGCAACCGCGTCACGCTGTGTGTGTCCAGCCAGTGCGGCTGCGGAATGAACTGCCCGTTCTGCGCCACCGGACAGCAGGGTCTGACCAGGAACATGTCCACGGCCGAGATCGTCGAACAGGTCGTCCGCGCCAACCAGGTCATCGCCGCCGGCGAACTCTCCGAGGCTCCGAAGTCGGATATGCCCGGTGCCGGCGAGACCGCGCTCGGCGCGGAAGCCGACGATGACGATGCGGCGGGGGAGTCCGCATTCGACGGGGAGGTCACGGCCACCTCGGCGAGCGGTCCCGAACGGGTCTCGAACATCGTCTTCATGGGCATGGGCGAACCCCTGGCCAACTACAAGCGAGTGATGAACGCGGTACGCCGATTCGTCGGACCCACGCCCGAAGGATTGGGCATGTCGGCTCGGCGGATCACGATCTCCACGGTCGGCCTGGTGCCCGGCATCAACAAACTCGCCGCCGAGGACATCCCCGTCACCTTCGCGCTCAGCCTCCACGCGCCCGATGACGAACTGCGCGACGAGATGATCCCGGTCAATACGCGCTGGAAGGCCGACGAGGCCATCGACGCCGCCTACAACTACTACCAGGTGACCGGGCGGCGAGTGAGCATCGAATACGCGCTCATCAAGGACATGAACGACCACGCCTGGCGCGCCGAACTGCTGGCGAAGAAACTCAACGCCCGCGGACGCGGCTGGGTCCACGTCAACCCGATCCCGCTCAACCCGACGCCGGGCTCGGTGTGGACAGCCTCCGAACCGGAAGTCGCCGACGAATTCGTCCGCCGCCTCGTCGATCAGGGCATCCCGACGACGATCCGCGATACCCGCGGCTCCGACATCGACGGCGCCTGCGGACAGCTCGCCGCAGCCGACTGA